In a single window of the Debaryomyces hansenii CBS767 chromosome A complete sequence genome:
- a CDS encoding DEHA2A12364p (similar to uniprot|P39932 Saccharomyces cerevisiae YDR536W STL1 Glycerol proton symporter of the plasma membrane), whose protein sequence is MSTVSPEKSISSKIQPLDSKNEKHYVQDHIIQIEDSKTYTYLGFKGQTLHNMISFLAGMGFLLFGYDQGVMGSLLTLPAFRNTFESIDTIKYPEHATFQGFVIAVYEIGCLAGAVSTMYLGDMLGRRKTILIGCCIMIVGAVIQCSSFSVGQLIAGRIITGIGNGMNTSTVPIWQSECAKSEKRGKLVMIQGALITGGICISYWIDFGFFFIKNSSVSWRFPIGFQIFFPLFILPLIMYLPESPRWLLKAGKLDEAAKVFSALDDIPVNDPTIVYEVREIENSLQKERHEGEQKSNLLLLFAQGDTKNFHRTCLAVWSQIMQQITGINLITYYAGTVFEKYIGLNPLNARILAACNGTEYFMVSWVAFYTIERVGRRKLMLFGAAGQAMSMAVLTGATWAASPEHNDSGAAAIVAAVFLFVFNSFFAIGWLGMTWLYPAEITPLNIRAASNGLSTAANWSFNFMVVMITPVAFESIDSYTYTIFAVINLLMIPVVYFFYPETAGRSLEEMDNVFELSNPYTPWDVVKIARELPYESQTRDRDIEKVNIQHIG, encoded by the coding sequence ATGTCGACAGTTTCACCGGAAAAATCTATATCGTCTAAGATACAACCTCTTGACTCAAAAAATGAGAAGCACTATGTTCAAGATCACATCATCCAAATTGAAGACTCCAAAACCTATACGTATTTGGGTTTCAAAGGTCAGACATTGCATAACATGATTTCATTTCTCGCTGGTATGGGGTTCTTACTTTTCGGTTACGACCAGGGTGTCATGGGCTCGTTGTTGACTTTGCCAGCTTTTAGGAACACATTTGAATCTATAGACACAATTAAATACCCAGAGCACGCCACTTTCCAGGGTTTTGTTATTGCCGTTTATGAAATTGGTTGTTTAGCGGGTGCCGTTTCCACTATGTACTTGGGTGATATGcttggaagaagaaaaactaTTCTCATTGGATGTTGTATTATGATTGTTGGTGCTGTCATCCAGTGTTCCTCGTTCTCCGTTGGTCAGTTAATTGCCGGAAGAATTATCACCGGTATTGGTAACGGTATGAACACTTCCACCGTTCCAATATGGCAATCTGAGTGTGCTAAGTCAGAAAAGAGAGGTAAATTAGTTATGATTCAAGGTGCCTTAATCACTGGTGGAATTTGTATTTCCTACTGGATCGATTTtggcttcttcttcatcaaaaataGTTCTGTATCATGGAGATTCCCAATTGggttccaaatatttttccCACTATTCATCTTGCCCCTCATCATGTACTTACCTGAATCTCCTAGATGGTTACTAAAAGCCGGTAAATTGGATGAAGCTGCTAAAGTTTTCTCTGCTCTTGATGACATCCCAGTTAATGATCCTACTATTGTCTACGAAGTTcgagaaattgaaaactcTTTACAAAAGGAAAGACATGAAGGTGAACAAAAATCCaaccttcttcttttatttgCTCAGGGTGATACCAAGAATTTCCACAGAACTTGCTTGGCCGTCTGGTCGCAAATTATGCAACAAATTACtggtattaatttaatCACCTACTATGCGGGTACTGTATTcgaaaaatatattggtTTAAATCCTTTGAACGCGAGAATCCTAGCCGCCTGTAACGGTACTGAATATTTCATGGTTTCTTGGGTTGCATTCTACACGATTGAAAGAGTTGGcagaagaaaattgatGTTATTTGGGGCTGCTGGTCAAGCTATGTCTATGGCTGTCTTGACCGGTGCCACCTGGGCTGCTAGTCCAGAACACAATGACAGTGGTGCTGCAGCTATTGTTGCTGCTGTCTTCTTATTCGTTTTCAACAGTTTCTTCGCTATCGGTTGGTTAGGAATGACCTGGTTATACCCAGCTGAAATTACCCCATTAAACATCAGAGCTGCTTCTAATGGGTTAAGTACAGCTGCAAATTGgtctttcaattttatgGTAGTTATGATCACCCCAGTTGCTTTCGAAAGTATTGATTCCTACACTTATACTATTTTCGCAGTAATCAATCTCTTAATGATTCCAGTcgtttatttcttctatcCAGAAACAGCTGGTAGGTCGTTAGAGGAAATGGATAACGTCTTCGAACTATCCAATCCTTACACTCCTTGGGATGTTGTAAAAATCGCTAGAGAGCTACCTTACGAGAGCCAAACTCGTGATCgtgatattgaaaaggttAATATTCAGCATATCGGATGA
- a CDS encoding DEHA2A12386p (similar to uniprot|P87219 Candida albicans SOU1 Sorbitol utilization protein or uniprot|P87218 Candida albicans SOU2 Sorbitol utilization protein), translating to MTLPDKRETDITVVSYISNEFTDELPRASPPKRHIMDLLSLKGKVAVVTGAARGIGLAIAETFAEAGAAVALVDYTDCSEQALKLATRLKVCTKAFQCDVADLKRVEGTVQAIEKEFGTIDVFVANAGIVWKTGNIIDEVNRDGKTWQTIMDVNLNGAYYCAQAVGRIFKKNGKGSFIVTSSMSASIVNIPMNLTPYNVSKAGVKHLAKSLAIEWAGFARANSISPGYCDTGLNDHLPRESRGKMWALIPAGREALPYEIASAYLYLASDAASYITGSDIAIDGGYTSI from the coding sequence atgaCACTCCCCGATAAGAGAGAAACAGACATTACTGTGGTTTCATACATTTCCAACGAATTCACGGATGAGCTCCCTAGAGCATCGCCACCAAAAAGACACATAATGGACTTGTTGTCTTTAAAAGGTAAAGTAGCAGTTGTCACCGGTGCTGCGAGAGGTATTGGCCTTGCGATTGCGGAAACGTTTGCTGAAGCAGGTGCTGCTGTCGCCCTTGTAGATTACACCGACTGCTCAGAGCAAGCTCTCAAGTTAGCAACCAGGCTCAAGGTGTGTACCAAGGCATTCCAATGTGACGTTGCCGATTTAAAACGAGTCGAAGGAACAGTTCAGGCCATCGAAAAGGAATTTGGTACCATTGATGTTTTTGTCGCTAATGCTGGTATAGTATGGAAAACTGGTAACATCATAGACGAAGTCAACCGAGATGGTAAGACTTGGCAAACTATTATGGATGTTAACTTGAACGGTGCTTACTACTGTGCCCAGGCGGTTGGCAGAATATTTAAGAAAAATGGTAAAGGCTCTTTCATTGTTACTTCCTCCATGTCTGCTTCTATTGTCAATATTCCTATGAACTTGACCCCATATAACGTCAGCAAAGCTGGTGTTAAACATCTTGCCAAATCCTTAGCTATCGAATGGGCTGGTTTTGCTAGAGCAAACTCCATTTCTCCAGGTTATTGCGACACTGGTCTTAACGATCATTTACCAAGAGAATCCCGTGGTAAGATGTGGGCTCTAATCCCAGCTGGCAGAGAAGCTTTACCATACGAAATCGCCAGTGCTTATTTATACTTGGCTTCTGACGCTGCTTCTTATATTACCGGTTCTGACATAGCCATTGATGGTGGCTACACATCCATCTAA
- a CDS encoding DEHA2A12408p (no similarity), with amino-acid sequence MAEILQNMIVRNRRAAKPRKGAKDCRNAPQKRRVSMLLVQSAEMSTHKQQRLFSGCSTMTSFHK; translated from the coding sequence ATGGCAGAGATCTTGCAGAATATGATCGTGAGAAACAGGAGGGCCGCCAAGCCCAGAAAGGGAGCAAAGGACTGTCGAAACGCACCCCAAAAACGACGCGTGTCGATGCTTTTGGTGCAGTCCGCTGAGATGTCGACTCATAAGCAGCAGCGGTTGTTTTCTGGATGCTCCACGATGACGTCATTCCATAAATAA
- a CDS encoding DEHA2A12430p (similar to uniprot|P53615 Saccharomyces cerevisiae YNL036W NCE103 Carbonic anhydrase), producing the protein MGRENILHYQLEHEHETDLPQGQITPPLEKKQHDMVKNLRQLNPNFPFTLSKDSTKEEFLENNQYYIDSIKHNHSNQVFELNGKGQSPHTLWIGCSDSRAGESCLSTLPGEIFTHRNIGNIVTANDFSSQGVIQFAVDVLKVKKIIVCGHTDCGGIWASMSSKRIGGVLDLWLTPIKQTRAANLALLAEYNNDPKLKARKLAELNVVSSVTALKRHPSASMALKNGDIEVWGMMYDVGTGRLTDLEIPLDEFEDLFHVHDNKEDNDFGH; encoded by the coding sequence ATGGGaagagaaaatattttgcacTATCAGTTAGAACACGAGCATGAGACGGATCTTCCGCAAGGTCAGATTACACCCCCGTTGGAAAAAAAACAACATGACATGGTCAAGAACTTGAGACAGTTGAATCCTAACTTCCCTTTCACTTTGCTGAAGGACTCGactaaagaagaatttttaGAAAATAACCAGTACTATATCGACTCGATCAAACATAACCACTCAAATCAGGTATTTGAGTTGAATGGCAAAGGTCAGTCGCCACACACGTTGTGGATTGGGTGTTCCGACTCGCGGGCTGGTGAATCGTGTCTCTCAACATTGCCAGGAGAGATCTTCACCCACAGAAACATCGGAAACATTGTCACAGCCAACGATTTTTCGTCACAGGGAGTGATCCAGTTTGCGGTGGACGTATtgaaggtgaagaagatCATTGTTTGCGGACACACCGATTGTGGGGGTATCTGGGCGTCGATGTCGTCGAAGCGTATCGGTGGGGTGTTAGACTTGTGGTTGACACCCATCAAACAGACGAGGGCCGCTAACTTGGCGTTGTTGGCCGAGTACAATAACGATCCAAAGTTGAAGGCACGCAAATTGGCGGAATTGAACGTGGTTCTGTCAGTGACGGCCTTAAAGAGACATCCATCGGCTTCGATGGCGTTGAAGAACGGCGATATTGAGGTATGGGGCATGATGTACGACGTCGGAACCGGTCGCTTGACCGACTTAGAGATTCCTCTCGACGAGTTTGAGGATTTGTTCCATGTTCACGACAACAAGGAAGACAACGACTTTGGACACTAG
- a CDS encoding DEHA2A12452p (similar to CA3049|IPF14990 Candida albicans IPF14990) produces the protein MQYAMIKYRSSIPLQGEDNDVSPIDMSGAKDIKSLINKTRSYLDQLDSVIEERVRLITVLKLVPSSNDNLDLINCLNKVIKSLNYIQNDIINLSKKGTTKPDIYEELVLGFENLHNRYHQLTNNLTEDIYVDINEYGFERKEIPKVNIPGKSVRFSDKVEETSPVPEVQQHFKPYRDDEESVASFESQTNPQMYAQHQQQIINQDEDLGVLHNSVRRQHSMGLHINEEIDDHLIMLNDLESGVERSQFMLNNATNKLKSFRQKCRENGSLVTIVVLTVILILLLVVLN, from the coding sequence atgCAGTACGCAATGATTAAATATAGATCGAGTATCCCACTACAAGGAGAAGATAACGATGTAAGTCCTATAGACATGAGTGGAGCGAAAGATATTAAATCGTTAATCAACAAGACTAGGAGCTATCTTGACCAGCTTGATTCGGTGATAGAAGAGCGAGTCAGATTGATAACCGTTTTAAAACTAGTTCCGTCATCTAACGAcaatttggatttgatCAACTGTTTGAACAAGGTCATTAAGAGTTTGAATTACATACAgaatgatattattaatttaagCAAAAAGGGGACCACGAAGCCAGACATTTATGAGGAGTTGGTTCTAGGCTTTGAAAATTTGCACAATAGGTACCACCAGCTAACAAATAACTTAACAGAAGATATATATGTCGATATAAACGAATATGGGTTCGAAAGGAAGGAAATACCCAAAGTGAACATTCCAGGCAAGTCGGTGAGGTTTTCGGATAAGGTTGAAGAAACAAGCCCTGTTCCGGAGGTTCAACAACATTTCAAGCCATACAGAGACGACGAGGAGTCAGTTGCGTCATTTGAGAGTCAGACTAATCCCCAAATGTATGCCCAACACCAGCAacaaattatcaatcaGGATGAAGACTTGGGAGTATTGCATAATTCTGTTAGAAGGCAGCATTCTATGGGGTTGCATATTAACGAAGAGATAGATGACCATTTGATCATGttgaatgatttagaaCTGGGAGTGGAACGTTCACAGTTTATGCTTAATAATGCTACCAATAAGTTGAAAAGCTTTAGACAGAAGTGTCGGGAGAACGGTAGTTTGGTGACCATTGTTGTTTTGACagtaattttaattttattgttgGTTGTTTTAAATTAG
- a CDS encoding DEHA2A12474p (no similarity), protein MILNNCAGDVKKMSRNRQALLDQLDNIAMFSTSESSELKAVDTLALEQKDYYDDTDTEMSDISRYTDSFNDNGSIGTTDTKNTDIIPTSRPTMKELPELPKHTIRNHQSFQKQINIGMMNIQNLGNVLDCVEDLLLQENQMIEEELANVIREIGDSVPNNTFNVSLEHMLTGRPKR, encoded by the coding sequence atgatattaaataattgcGCAGGTGACGTAAAGAAAATGCTGAGAAATAGACAAGCTTTGCTAGACCAGTTAGATAATATAGCAATGTTCAGTACGCTGGAATCTTCAGAATTAAAAGCTGTAGATACATTAGCCCTTGAACAGAAAGATTATTACGACGACACAGATACAGAAATGTCGGATATTTCCCGATATACTGACTCgtttaatgataatgggTCTATTGGAACGACTGATACCAAAAATACCGATATAATTCCAACGCTGAGGCCCACGATGAAGGAATTACCGGAATTACCGAAACATACGATCCGTAATCACCAGAGTTTTcagaaacaaataaatataggAATGATGAACATTCAGAACTTGGGTAATGTCCTTGATTGTGTTGAGGACTTGCTATTGCAAGAGAACCAAAtgattgaagaagaattagcCAATGTAATCCGTGAAATAGGGGATAGTGTACCGAACAACACATTTAATGTGTCTCTTGAACACATGTTAACGGGGCGTCCAAAAAGGTGA
- a CDS encoding DEHA2A12496p (similar to uniprot|P47044 Saccharomyces cerevisiae YJL055W) — translation MTSDSTKTTIKPEKTVCVFCGSSFGSKPKFAEDAAKLGKVLADKNWGLVYGGGSTGLMGAVAEGCATNGGYVHGVIPEALISRERTKETSEEVNDKLKSSIDNHNGSTPIPDSEKYGHTTLVKDMHTRKRLMGKEADAFVALPGGYGTLEELMEMVTWFQLNIHNKPIVVYNMDGFYDNFLTFIQDSIDSQFVSVKNGEIMKVATTADEVVEAIENYVIPEGRFDLKWEDI, via the coding sequence ATGACTTCAGACTCGACAAAAACAACTATAAAACCAGAAAAGACTGTATGCGTCTTTTGCGGATCAAGTTTTGGAAGCAAACCCAAGTTTGCTGAAGATGCGGCCAAGTTGGGAAAGGTCTTAGCTGATAAAAACTGGGGATTGGTTTACGGAGGAGGATCTACTGGTCTCATGGGAGCGGTTGCTGAAGGATGTGCTACTAATGGAGGATACGTACATGGAGTTATTCCGGAAGCATTGATTTCTAGAGAAAGAACCAAGGAGACAAGCGAAGAAGTGAACGATAAGTTAAAATCTTCTATTGATAACCACAACGGATCAACTCCAATCCCAGACTCAGAAAAATATGGACACACTACTTTAGTTAAAGACATGCATACTAGAAAAAGATTAATGGGTAAAGAAGCAGACGCATTTGTTGCGCTTCCCGGTGGATACGGAACTTTAGAGGAGTTGATGGAGATGGTTACGTGGTTCCAATTAAACATCCATAACAAGCCTATTGTTGTGTATAACATGGATGGTTTCTACGATAACTTTTTGACGTTTATCCAGGACTCCATTGATTCGCAGTTTGTATCTGTTAAGAATGGCGAAATCATGAAGGTGGCCACCACCGCCGACGAAGTCGTGGAAGCGATTGAGAACTACGTGATTCCTGAGGGTAGATTCGATTTGAAGTGGGAAGATATTTAG
- a CDS encoding DEHA2A12518p (similar to uniprot|P47111 Saccharomyces cerevisiae YJR044C VPS55 Vacuolar Protein Sorting) produces MNPLNKIIFLSAFLASGFLLILLSCALYSNWKPLWVIVIFLIAPLPNIIASTIESRRDDFLTFSNDHGNNPTTLEEMCKFLTGVLLVSGISLPLTLYHTHLIQFGSMIMSIIGGLIVYVDIIIFIWFFSEEEEDHEDFNF; encoded by the coding sequence ATGAAtccattaaataaaatcatattCCTTTCAGCATTTTTAGCGTCAGGGTTTTTGCTAATACTATTATCATGTGCATTGTATAGTAACTGGAAGCCATTATGGGTTAtagtaatatttttaattgcTCCATTACCGAATATAATAGCACTGACAATTGAAAGTCGTAGAGACGACTTCTTGACCTTCAGTAATGACCATGGGAATAACCCGACTACATTAGAAGAAATGTGCAAATTTTTGACAGGGGTTTTGCTTGTAAGCGGGATTTCGTTACCTTTAACATTATATCATACCCATTTGATACAATTCGGATCTATGATAATGAGTATAATTGGAGGGTTAATAGTGTACGTGGACATAATCATATTCATATGGTTTTTTagtgaagaagaggaagatcACGAAGACTTCAATTTCTAG
- a CDS encoding DEHA2A12540p (similar to CA0005|IPF14994 Candida albicans IPF14994) yields the protein MCRNKKNDESTDLEVVDLTDNANESYHDDIDQVMQNVNNIKSNLGSIAKSFFNFTSDSVSDINSKAKDYSMNWLSEVDDESNEHVNEIRKHLKKFFNDFEPKVDEYFPKPYQSRRNSNSDDQFPLQFSPWLPGRDHFPHFFGGSRKCGKTPFGFYSYKTPSIRHYHECIDKKGESVWDSHGYWRCLFPNSEVPNELLKLKNEKLGSEILTKEDFNNALTSEQSSERDGVIDLGEKGIYFKQFTDFLNWKSIMYENVKREKEKKRQELIERRKQQAQEWKGYNAPGGEMTNDKSVISSSVQSSLSSNMDSNECVLNETRTEYYNDGTSCTKTITKSRPFDARDWVNVTENVEHNNTSNGKNGWFWNSKDN from the coding sequence ATGTgtagaaataaaaaaaacGACGAGTCTACTGATTTGGAGGTTGTCGACTTGACCGACAATGCTAATGAAAGCTATCATGACGATATAGATCAAGTTATGCAAAATGTTAACAATATTAAATCGAATTTGGGTTCAATTGCtaaatcatttttcaattttactAGTGATTCAGTAAGTGACATTAACAGTAAGGCTAAGGACTATTCGATGAATTGGTTGTCAGAGGTTGATGACGAGTCAAATGAACATGTCAATGAAATCCGTAAGCACCTCAAAAAGttttttaatgattttgagCCTAAAGTAGATGAGTATTTCCCCAAACCCTACCAAAGTAGAAGAAACAGCAACAGTGATGATCAATTCCCATTGCAATTCTCTCCATGGCTACCAGGTAGAGATCATTTCCCTCATTTCTTCGGAGGATCCAGAAAATGTGGCAAGACACCATTTGGGTTCTATTCATACAAGACTCCATCAATTAGACACTACCACGAATGTATTGATAAGAAAGGTGAGTCTGTGTGGGATTCCCATGGGTATTGGAGATgtttatttccaaattcaGAGGTACCCAATGAGTTATTGAAgttaaagaatgaaaagCTTGGTTCTGAAATTTTAACCAAGGAAGactttaataatgcattGACTAGCGAACAAAGTTCTGAGAGAGATGGTGTTATTGACTTAGGTGAAAAAGGTATCTATTTTAAGCAATTCACGGACTTTTTGAACTGGAAAAGCATAATGTACGAAAACGTTAAGCGggaaaaggaaaagaaaagaCAGGAGCtcattgaaagaagaaaacagCAGGCGCAAGAATGGAAAGGTTATAACGCTCCTGGCGGAGAGATGACCAATGACAAGTCAGTTATTTCGAGTTCAGTGCAATCGAGCTTAAGTTCGAATATGGATTCGAATGAATGCGTCTTAAATGAAACAAGAACAGAGTATTATAATGATGGTACTTCATGTACGAAAACAATTACCAAATCGAGACCATTTGATGCAAGAGATTGGGTTAATGTGACTGAGAATGTCGAGCATAATAATACCAGCAATGGTAAAAATGGATGGTTTTGGAATTCAAAGGATAATTAG
- a CDS encoding DEHA2A12562p (no similarity): METASYLRSTASAPEVNTSHADAAKLQILKSIKTKFYIHKSFDVQSDLEFMPHIPSEMTNDRTYKKPNNSFTFNQLASPIHSHNIMYDGRHTGEYYPNSVANGMSAQHYNINDTPKSRMAYLNQSSPKRTSPSTQSNNGTKSLRRKVTSNPKSFIPSNGMHSASPKQYPEHNEYYYGN, from the coding sequence ATGGAGACCGCTTCATACTTACGCTCAACTGCATCTGCTCCTGAAGTTAATACTTCTCATGCTGATGCGGCCAAACTTCAAATACTTAAGTCAATTAAGACCAAGTTTTATATCCATAAATCTTTCGATGTTCAGTCAGATTTGGAGTTTATGCCACATATCCCATCAGAGATGACTAATGATAGAACATATAAGAAACCAAACAACTCATTTACTTTTAATCAGCTTGCATCACCTATTCATTCTCATAATATTATGTATGATGGAAGACATACAGGTGAGTACTATCCTAATTCTGTGGCTAATGGCATGTCTGCCCAACATTACAATATCAATGATACTCCTAAATCGAGAATGGCATACTTGAACCAGTCGTCCCCAAAGCGTACATCTCCGTCAACTCAGTCCAACAATGGCACCAAAAGTTTGCGCAGAAAAGTTACAAGCAATCCTAAAAGCTTTATTCCCTCGAATGGAATGCACTCAGCAAGCCCTAAGCAATACCCTGAACATAATGAGTACTATTATGGTAATTAG
- a CDS encoding DEHA2A12584p (similar to uniprot|P48525 Saccharomyces cerevisiae YOL033W MSE1 Mitochondrial glutamyl-tRNA synthetase): protein MICLRLQRSIEFRRSLSTKKFSFKKSKSSNPLLGESKKKVSIHPTFPVRTRFAPSPTGYLHLGSLRTALYNYLLAKNTGGQFILRLEDTDQKRLIDDAESNIYDTLKWCGIKIDEGPNEGGAYGPYRQSDRMAIYQKYVETLLKSGDAYYCYCSKDRLNTLRETASQLKPPTTVTYDRKCFHDHQEAENMEPVIRFKSPDRYEPFTDLIHGQLNLQPQYNISDRRYDDFVIMKSDGLPTYHFANVVDDHLMKITHVIRGEEWLPATPKHIALYRAFGWEPPKFIHIPLLTSLEDKKLSKRSGDIGIMSMKKKGILPEAVVNFCALFGWSPPRLVSGISTSELMTLKDLIEKFSLDYLTKGNAKVNDSKLHFFNKNHLTNKLKDPQMLDELVDEYYPEFQQSTNTTYDKEYLKNILKLIGSNLNSLSELGRMHSYLFNGIDHSKVDQSNIPLQSKDILQILTKLPNDHSFASNVDTVLQQIPGIKKKDVFQAVRFAISGGVPGLTIPLLIEAIGGKEYKSRLQNAIKYL, encoded by the coding sequence ATGATATGTTTAAGGTTGCAACGATCTATTGAGTTTAGACGGTCTTTGTCGACAAAGAAATTTAGTTTCAAGAAGAGTAAGTCGTCAAATCCACTTTTAGgagaatcaaaaaaaaaggtaTCTATCCATCCTACTTTCCCAGTTAGAACTAGGTTTGCACCCTCTCCTACCGGCTACTTGCATTTGGGATCCTTGAGAACGGCCTTGtataattatttgttgGCTAAAAATACGGGAGGTCAATTTATATTGCGTTTGGAAGATACAGATCAAAAGAgattaattgatgatgCTGAATCAAATATCTACGACACTTTGAAATGGTGTGGAATAAAAATAGACGAAGGACCAAATGAAGGAGGTGCGTACGGGCCGTATAGGCAATCAGATAGAATGGCGATATATCAAAAGTATGTTGAAACTTTATTAAAGTCTGGTGATGCTTACTATTGTTACTGTTCAAAAGATAGACTAAACACTTTGCGAGAAACGGCAAGTCAATTAAAACCACCCACTACTGTAACCTATGACAGAAAATGTTTTCATGATCATCAAGAAGCAGAAAACATGGAGCCGGTTATTAGATTTAAATCGCCTGATAGATACGAGCCATTTACCGATTTAATCCATGGGCAATTAAATCTACAGCcacaatataatatttctgatCGTCGTTATGACGATTTTGTTATTATGAAGTCCGATGGATTACCTACTTACCATTTTGCGAATGTTGTGGATGatcatttgatgaaaattaCACATGTAATACGAGGTGAAGAATGGCTTCCAGCAACCCCAAAACATATCGCTCTCTATAGAGCTTTCGGTTGGGAACCACCTAAATTTATACATATACCTCTACTTACTTCGTTGgaagataaaaaattatcgAAGAGATCGGGTGACATAGGGATCATGagtatgaaaaaaaaaggaaTTCTCCCAGAAGCCGTTGTAAATTTCTGTGCATTATTCGGTTGGTCTCCACCTAGGTTGGTTTCAGGTATAAGTACAAGTGAATTAATGACGTTAAAGGATTTAATcgaaaaattttctttggaCTATTTAACTAAAGGTAATGCAAAAGTCAACGATTCAAAGTTAcatttctttaataaaaatcACTTAACAAACAAACTTAAAGATCCCCAAATGCTTGATGAACTAGTGGATGAATATTATCCCGAATTCCAACAATCTACTAATACTACTTatgataaagaatatttaaaaaatattttaaagcTAATCGGTTCAAATCTCAATTCATTAAGTGAGCTTGGACGCATGCACTCGTATTTATTCAACGGAATTGATCATTCAAAAGTGGATCAAAGCAATATACCTCTACAATCAAAGgatattttgcaaatattAACGAAGCTTCCAAATGATCATTCATTTGCTAGTAATGTTGATACGGTATTGCAGCAAATCCCTggaataaagaaaaaggaTGTGTTTCAAGCCGTTAGATTCGCAATATCCGGAGGTGTGCCTGGTTTGACTATTCCATTGTTAATTGAAGCAATTGGTggaaaagaatataaatctAGACTTCAGAATGccataaaatatttataa